A genomic segment from Nitrospira lenta encodes:
- a CDS encoding DNA topoisomerase IV subunit A, translating into MATKQKKTTAVEKKLISLADIVIAAADRSKDPTFAIPIRALSNVSFNERKGLIEMGSKKQARSFFNVGMAKKFMQTVLVADALSELQRADLTTSLREIYYRTKHTIQDSHENTFDTQDESDPVIEDLEVSLAALREELHVRAENSGSIVGPVVFGDDGDRVDCAKLGKGGYSVPSIVEPEYLEIRRCTADFLLLVEKGTQWNRLSEDKFWRRYNCVLLTGNGQPPRGVRRLARRLHEEHKLPVYVLVDNDPWGYYIYSVIKQGSINLAFESQRMAIPKAKFIGLSSADPERYELPRNVGIKLNEKDIARAKELLNYQWFQKPAWQAEIKRMLTSGLKYELDSLANKDFQYLTKKYLPRKLKEKDWID; encoded by the coding sequence ATGGCGACCAAACAGAAGAAAACGACCGCCGTTGAGAAGAAGCTCATCAGCCTGGCGGATATTGTGATCGCGGCGGCTGACCGGTCGAAAGATCCGACCTTTGCGATTCCCATTCGCGCCTTGTCGAACGTGTCCTTCAATGAGCGCAAAGGTCTCATTGAAATGGGGAGTAAGAAACAGGCCCGGTCCTTCTTCAACGTCGGCATGGCCAAGAAGTTTATGCAGACAGTGCTGGTCGCCGATGCCCTTTCCGAATTGCAGCGTGCGGATCTGACGACCTCGTTGCGAGAAATTTACTACCGGACGAAACACACCATTCAAGATTCCCATGAGAACACCTTCGACACGCAGGATGAATCGGATCCGGTCATCGAAGACCTGGAGGTGTCGCTCGCGGCTTTGCGTGAAGAGCTGCATGTGCGCGCGGAAAACAGTGGCAGCATCGTCGGCCCGGTCGTATTCGGCGATGACGGTGACCGGGTGGATTGCGCCAAGCTCGGCAAAGGCGGCTACTCAGTTCCATCGATCGTCGAGCCGGAGTATCTGGAGATCCGCCGGTGCACGGCCGACTTTCTGTTGCTCGTTGAAAAAGGGACGCAGTGGAACCGCCTCTCGGAAGACAAGTTCTGGCGGCGGTATAACTGCGTGCTGCTGACCGGTAACGGCCAGCCGCCGCGCGGCGTCCGCCGGCTGGCTCGGCGGCTGCACGAAGAGCATAAGTTGCCGGTGTATGTACTGGTCGATAACGATCCCTGGGGGTACTACATCTATTCCGTAATCAAGCAGGGGTCGATCAATCTCGCCTTCGAGAGCCAGCGCATGGCCATACCCAAAGCGAAGTTTATCGGCCTATCGAGTGCCGATCCGGAACGTTACGAATTGCCCAGAAACGTGGGGATCAAGTTGAACGAGAAAGATATCGCGCGGGCGAAAGAGCTGCTGAACTACCAATGGTTCCAGAAGCCGGCCTGGCAGGCGGAGATCAAGCGCATGCTGACCAGTGGGCTCAAGTACGAGCTGGATTCGCTGGCCAATAAAGACTTTCAATATCTGACCAAGAAATATCTGCCGAGGAAGCTCAAAGAAAAAGATTGGATCGATTAG
- a CDS encoding DNA topoisomerase VI subunit B gives MAIARAVSKSASIAQPVSESAGAKTAAAKPVQQVTAAEMGARQREISVSEFFTKNRHLLGFDNPRKALLTCVKEAVDNALDACEEAGILPEVTVKLEVVSPGEPVAPSQATRFRITVTDNGPGIVRQHIPRIFAKLLYGSKFHRMRMSRGQQGIGISAAGMYGQLTTGKPVKIISRTGPKATAHYFEVQIDTKKNEPLVHENKQIEWNQPQGTQVAIEVEGKYQKGRASVDEWLEQTSIANPHVRLIYSPPEGEVKEYPRTYHELPPSPREIMPHPYGIEFGMLLKMLQDTKGHSVSSFLSGDFCRVSPQLADEICKAAKVSPNMKPRDLKGPAAEILYQTIQNTKIMAPPTNCLSPIGERAILSGLYKQIKGEFYTAVSRPPAVYRGNPFIIEAGLAFGHRPEDQTKPKQPAMPKAEGEDDDRDSELARVIRYANRVPLLYQQSACSTFKAVLSTGWKNYGVTQSRGALPGGPMVIFVHMASVWVPFTSESKEAIADYDEIQKEITLALRECGRRLGLFLRRRERAASEFRRRNIFELYIEEVVEACNRLKGGTLAKEKLKAQLQKIATSRTGGLKTDEALGKTGAGPEGLPHSIIVTADGVEGEVELATQVQASVAPAAQTAIAAPHKADPAVPKGKKGKASQPAVVVDRGATDKKPKGKPAKPGKKAAPRGKK, from the coding sequence ATGGCCATCGCGCGCGCTGTTTCGAAGTCCGCTTCTATCGCTCAACCCGTTTCTGAATCAGCCGGTGCGAAGACGGCTGCCGCCAAGCCGGTCCAACAGGTCACGGCGGCTGAGATGGGCGCGCGTCAGCGGGAAATTTCCGTTTCTGAATTCTTTACGAAGAACCGGCACCTGCTCGGGTTCGACAACCCGCGTAAGGCGTTGTTGACCTGTGTGAAGGAAGCGGTCGATAACGCGCTCGATGCCTGTGAAGAAGCCGGGATTCTTCCTGAAGTGACCGTCAAGCTTGAAGTGGTCTCACCCGGGGAGCCGGTCGCTCCGAGCCAGGCAACCAGATTTCGCATCACGGTCACGGACAACGGGCCGGGTATCGTCCGTCAGCACATTCCGCGGATCTTTGCGAAGCTACTCTATGGCTCAAAGTTTCACCGCATGCGGATGAGCCGGGGCCAGCAGGGCATCGGGATTTCGGCGGCGGGGATGTACGGGCAGTTGACGACCGGGAAGCCGGTGAAGATTATTTCCCGTACGGGTCCGAAGGCGACGGCCCATTACTTCGAAGTGCAGATCGATACGAAGAAAAATGAGCCGCTCGTTCATGAGAATAAGCAGATTGAATGGAATCAGCCGCAAGGAACGCAAGTCGCGATCGAGGTCGAGGGAAAATATCAAAAGGGCCGGGCCTCAGTCGACGAATGGCTGGAGCAGACCTCCATCGCCAATCCGCATGTCCGCCTGATCTACTCTCCGCCGGAAGGCGAGGTGAAGGAGTATCCTCGCACCTATCACGAATTGCCGCCATCCCCGCGAGAGATCATGCCGCATCCCTACGGGATCGAATTCGGCATGTTGCTGAAAATGTTGCAGGATACCAAAGGCCACTCGGTCTCCAGCTTCCTTTCCGGCGATTTCTGCCGAGTGTCGCCGCAACTGGCGGACGAGATCTGCAAGGCCGCCAAGGTTTCTCCCAACATGAAGCCGCGAGACTTGAAGGGGCCAGCCGCAGAGATTCTTTATCAGACCATCCAAAACACTAAGATCATGGCGCCGCCGACGAATTGTCTTTCGCCGATCGGCGAGCGGGCCATTCTTTCGGGACTCTATAAGCAGATCAAAGGCGAATTTTACACGGCGGTGAGCCGGCCGCCGGCGGTCTATCGAGGCAATCCCTTTATCATCGAAGCCGGGTTGGCCTTCGGCCATCGACCGGAGGATCAGACCAAACCGAAGCAGCCCGCCATGCCGAAAGCGGAAGGCGAGGATGACGACAGGGATTCTGAACTCGCGCGAGTGATTCGTTACGCCAACCGGGTTCCCTTGCTCTATCAGCAGTCCGCCTGTTCCACCTTCAAGGCCGTCCTCAGCACGGGGTGGAAGAACTATGGTGTGACGCAGTCACGCGGCGCCTTGCCGGGCGGGCCGATGGTGATCTTCGTGCACATGGCCTCGGTGTGGGTGCCGTTCACGAGTGAATCCAAGGAAGCCATTGCGGACTACGATGAGATTCAGAAAGAAATTACCCTCGCGCTGCGGGAGTGCGGCCGGCGGTTGGGGCTGTTCCTGCGGCGACGGGAACGCGCGGCCAGCGAATTTCGGCGGCGCAATATTTTTGAGCTCTACATCGAAGAAGTGGTGGAAGCCTGCAATCGCCTCAAGGGCGGCACGCTGGCAAAAGAAAAGCTGAAAGCGCAGCTGCAGAAGATCGCCACATCGCGCACGGGCGGGCTCAAGACGGATGAAGCCTTGGGGAAAACCGGTGCCGGGCCGGAAGGGTTGCCCCATTCGATTATTGTGACAGCCGACGGCGTGGAAGGCGAAGTTGAGTTGGCCACACAGGTACAGGCTTCCGTTGCACCGGCGGCACAGACTGCAATTGCAGCGCCGCATAAGGCTGATCCTGCAGTTCCCAAAGGCAAGAAGGGGAAGGCGTCACAGCCGGCGGTGGTGGTTGATCGGGGAGCCACGGACAAGAAGCCCAAGGGGAAACCGGCGAAACCGGGTAAGAAGGCTGCGCCTAGAGGAAAGAAATAA
- a CDS encoding HugZ family protein — protein sequence MTESMPNEAVRDAWIALTQDVRTGVLLTMRNGKPFGSHVPYVLGDNWTRVYLHLSQLALHTQHLRQDPQVSLFLSEPDHAEKNPLALRRINLQGTATILSPDAPTYAQMKARYLARFPKSAMTFGFADFSLWELQLQDAHLVLGFGQAYQATAPSPDHWIHQQPERNK from the coding sequence ATGACTGAGTCAATGCCCAATGAAGCGGTACGCGACGCGTGGATAGCACTGACGCAGGACGTGCGAACCGGCGTGCTCCTCACGATGCGAAACGGGAAGCCCTTCGGTTCGCATGTACCCTATGTGCTGGGCGACAATTGGACGAGAGTGTATCTACACCTCAGCCAACTTGCCCTGCACACCCAGCATCTGCGTCAGGACCCACAGGTGTCGCTCTTTCTTTCTGAGCCTGATCACGCTGAGAAAAACCCGTTGGCGTTGCGCAGAATCAATCTACAGGGCACAGCCACAATTCTGTCGCCGGACGCGCCTACCTATGCACAGATGAAAGCGCGCTATCTCGCGCGATTTCCAAAATCTGCCATGACGTTTGGATTTGCGGATTTTTCGCTGTGGGAGCTGCAACTGCAGGACGCCCATCTAGTCCTAGGGTTCGGCCAAGCCTATCAGGCAACCGCTCCCTCCCCCGACCACTGGATCCATCAACAACCTGAGCGGAACAAATAG
- a CDS encoding exosortase system-associated protein, TIGR04073 family, with amino-acid sequence MQARISWRTRIRSIVRYHNESDFDLQGTGRRGRLLNRPDAKCWAVLAVLVASLVTNAPVHADEPSTLGDRISEKLIRGVANISTGWIEVPRQIYEVGTHEGWVSGLLRGPFDGIGMFFARTVAGVVETATFAVPLPTYEPMVTPAYAWESDDPSDSTAVDGK; translated from the coding sequence ATGCAGGCAAGAATAAGCTGGCGCACACGCATTCGATCCATCGTGCGGTACCATAACGAAAGCGATTTCGACTTGCAAGGAACCGGTAGACGGGGCAGATTGTTGAATCGGCCGGATGCGAAGTGTTGGGCGGTGCTGGCGGTGCTGGTTGCAAGCCTTGTGACGAATGCTCCAGTCCATGCGGATGAGCCGTCGACACTCGGCGACCGGATTTCCGAGAAGCTCATCCGTGGGGTGGCGAATATTTCGACCGGATGGATCGAGGTCCCGCGGCAGATTTATGAAGTCGGGACTCATGAGGGGTGGGTGAGCGGCCTGCTGCGCGGTCCGTTCGACGGCATCGGAATGTTTTTCGCGCGCACCGTCGCCGGCGTCGTGGAAACAGCGACCTTCGCCGTTCCGCTGCCGACCTACGAACCCATGGTGACACCGGCATATGCATGGGAATCCGATGATCCCTCAGACTCGACGGCAGTTGACGGCAAGTAG
- the lnt gene encoding apolipoprotein N-acyltransferase — protein MRVRQLILACISGLLLPLCFPKFDLGLLAWVALIPLHIALDSATRRRAFWIGCLTGTIGFTGIMVWVVTVMTTYGKVPLPVSSVILLLLTAYLGLYVGIYSWSVVWLREFLPRYGIFFSPCVWVSLELLRTYAFSGFPWSLLGYSQYRELEIIQVADHLGVYGVSFLIILVNLTLAEMLLWLMPFFRGFRPKKLPWELATITSLLMLLTYGYGESLLTGSALPTPKGVVTVGLVQPNIDQVMKWDSAYRDETMHRFDRLTGQFGETTDLIVWPEAATPFIFEREKDYQLQLMALADRAKAPILFGSPALRFYPDRRPYLLNSAYLLSADGTILGRYDKHHLVPFGEYIPLKSSLLFFLDKLVEGIGDFEAGPGGTTLSLTPKATIREDGTSVPSRPVKFGVAICYEVIFPDLVRQLAVNGAEFLVTITNDGWFGHSSAPAQHFSMVVFRSVENHLAFARSANTGITGAVDPYGRILHATGLYTEESVRVTIPVWQPRTFYSRYGDVFAYGCVVICALLCLISLLRPKEPVHGTTAITPV, from the coding sequence ATGCGTGTGCGCCAGCTTATTCTTGCCTGCATAAGTGGTCTCCTTCTCCCATTGTGCTTCCCGAAATTCGATCTGGGCCTGCTCGCATGGGTGGCCCTGATCCCCCTTCATATCGCTCTAGACTCGGCGACGAGACGACGCGCCTTTTGGATCGGATGCCTGACGGGAACGATTGGATTCACCGGGATTATGGTCTGGGTCGTGACCGTCATGACCACCTATGGGAAAGTCCCGCTCCCCGTCAGCTCTGTTATTTTGCTCCTGCTCACAGCCTACCTTGGACTCTACGTCGGAATCTACAGCTGGAGCGTCGTCTGGTTGCGTGAATTCTTACCACGGTACGGAATTTTTTTCTCCCCCTGTGTGTGGGTCTCGCTTGAGCTGCTGAGGACCTACGCCTTTTCAGGATTTCCCTGGAGCCTGCTGGGCTATTCGCAATATCGCGAGCTGGAGATTATCCAAGTCGCCGACCACCTCGGTGTGTATGGCGTCTCCTTCCTGATTATCCTCGTGAATCTCACGCTTGCCGAAATGCTGTTGTGGCTGATGCCCTTCTTCCGCGGATTCCGCCCGAAAAAGCTGCCCTGGGAACTCGCTACCATCACCAGCCTGCTCATGCTCCTGACGTACGGCTATGGAGAATCGCTTCTAACCGGATCCGCACTGCCCACGCCGAAAGGGGTCGTAACCGTCGGATTGGTTCAACCCAATATCGACCAGGTGATGAAATGGGACAGCGCCTATCGAGACGAAACGATGCATCGATTCGATCGCCTGACCGGCCAATTTGGCGAGACGACCGACTTGATCGTCTGGCCCGAAGCTGCCACGCCATTCATATTCGAACGGGAGAAAGACTATCAGCTCCAACTCATGGCCCTGGCCGACCGGGCCAAAGCCCCGATCCTGTTCGGCAGCCCGGCATTGCGCTTTTACCCGGATCGCCGCCCCTACTTATTAAACAGCGCCTATCTGCTGTCCGCAGATGGAACCATCCTCGGACGGTACGACAAACACCACCTAGTCCCGTTCGGAGAATACATTCCACTGAAATCATCGTTGCTATTTTTCCTCGATAAACTGGTTGAAGGCATCGGCGATTTTGAAGCCGGTCCAGGCGGAACCACGTTGTCGTTGACGCCCAAAGCAACGATCCGGGAAGATGGAACCTCCGTTCCGTCACGCCCCGTCAAGTTCGGCGTAGCTATTTGCTATGAAGTGATCTTTCCGGATCTGGTCCGGCAACTCGCGGTCAACGGCGCGGAATTCCTGGTAACCATTACGAATGACGGATGGTTCGGGCACTCATCGGCGCCCGCCCAGCACTTTTCTATGGTGGTCTTCCGCTCGGTAGAAAATCATCTGGCCTTTGCGCGCTCCGCCAACACCGGGATCACCGGCGCCGTCGATCCTTACGGACGGATTCTGCACGCCACCGGACTCTATACGGAGGAGTCGGTTCGGGTGACGATCCCCGTCTGGCAACCGCGCACCTTCTACAGCCGGTACGGGGATGTGTTTGCCTACGGCTGTGTGGTAATCTGCGCGCTGTTGTGCCTGATCAGTCTCCTCCGGCCCAAAGAGCCGGTTCACGGCACCACCGCCATCACCCCGGTATGA
- the prfB gene encoding peptide chain release factor 2 (programmed frameshift), giving the protein MLDEVRSRVQTVGVQVSELRGHLDLARMTAELEELEAKMGVPTFWNDTKSAASTSRKKVTIERELIQWREIEAKLGDLHALLELAEEGQDASLEQELTTELHRLETTLATLRVEMLLSGELDSNNAIMAIHPGAGGTESQDWAQMLLRMYVRWAETKKFKVETLDLLHGDEAGIKSVTISVTGPYAYGYLKAEAGVHRLVRISPFDANKRRHTSFASVFVYPELNDDIDVVIDDKELRIDTFRAGGAGGQNVNKVETAIRITHIPTNIVVQCQNERSQLQNRNGAMKILKARLFEVEQKKKEAEFNAIVGEKKEIGWGSQIRSYVFQPYQMVKDHRTAHETGNVAAVMDGDLDTFIEAYLKKKMAGALLAPTTAGTDED; this is encoded by the exons ATGTTAGACGAGGTGCGGAGTCGCGTGCAGACAGTCGGCGTGCAGGTCTCGGAACTACGGGGGCATCTT GACCTCGCTCGCATGACCGCTGAGCTCGAAGAGCTCGAAGCCAAGATGGGCGTCCCGACATTCTGGAACGACACCAAATCAGCCGCATCGACCAGCAGAAAAAAAGTCACGATTGAGCGCGAGCTGATCCAATGGCGCGAGATCGAGGCGAAGCTCGGCGATCTTCACGCCTTGCTGGAATTAGCGGAGGAAGGTCAGGACGCCTCCCTTGAACAAGAACTGACGACCGAGCTTCATCGCCTTGAAACCACGCTGGCCACGCTCCGCGTCGAGATGCTCCTCTCCGGAGAACTTGATTCGAACAATGCGATTATGGCCATTCATCCCGGCGCCGGCGGCACCGAGTCGCAGGATTGGGCGCAGATGCTCCTGCGCATGTATGTTCGATGGGCTGAAACCAAAAAGTTCAAGGTAGAAACATTGGATCTGCTCCACGGCGACGAAGCCGGCATCAAAAGTGTGACCATCTCTGTGACGGGCCCCTATGCATACGGGTACTTGAAGGCTGAAGCCGGCGTGCACCGCCTGGTGCGCATCTCTCCCTTTGATGCCAACAAGCGGCGCCACACCTCCTTTGCCTCGGTCTTCGTCTATCCGGAACTCAATGATGACATTGATGTCGTCATCGACGATAAAGAGCTGAGAATCGATACGTTTCGAGCCGGCGGCGCCGGCGGCCAGAACGTGAACAAGGTTGAGACGGCGATCCGGATTACGCACATTCCCACCAACATCGTGGTGCAATGTCAGAACGAGCGATCGCAACTTCAGAATCGCAACGGCGCGATGAAGATTCTCAAAGCCCGTCTTTTCGAAGTGGAGCAGAAAAAGAAAGAGGCGGAATTCAACGCCATCGTCGGCGAGAAGAAAGAGATCGGCTGGGGCAGCCAGATCCGCTCCTATGTGTTCCAGCCCTATCAAATGGTCAAAGACCACCGGACGGCTCATGAAACCGGGAACGTGGCGGCAGTCATGGACGGCGATCTGGATACATTTATTGAAGCGTATTTGAAGAAGAAGATGGCCGGAGCGCTCCTCGCCCCGACCACGGCCGGCACGGATGAGGATTAA
- the lysS gene encoding lysine--tRNA ligase — MDELNEQRQQRIKKLDQLRAGGVAPYGTRFEIKDRAGMLIKLHSEKSKEVLEEEKISCTFAGRVVALRRFGKAGFAVIQDGADRLQVYLKKDLLTEQSYMVTEQLDLGDWIGVTGTLFRTKTNEFTVEVRELTFLSKALRPLPEKWHGLTDVETRYRQRYVDLIANPDVHSIFATRSKIIAGIRSYLIERGFLEVETPMMHPIPGGAAAKPFVTHHNALGIDLYLRIAPELYLKRLIVGGFPRVFEINRNFRNEGISTIHNPEFTMLEFYVSYADYQDLIVLTEDMVSSLAQQLLGKTVIEYQGKEITLTPPWRRWSYHQSILEVNKLDPSVLQDRDKAAAAAKSLGLQVDPKATLFNIVNEIFEETVEPNLIQPTFITDYPIEISPLARRKDSNPALTDRFELYIAGREIANAFSELNDPLDQRERFEGQAAQREAGDEEAHLVDEDFLRALEYGMPPTAGEGIGIDRLIMLFTNQASIRDVVLFPQLRPEK; from the coding sequence ATGGATGAATTGAACGAACAACGACAGCAACGCATCAAGAAACTCGATCAATTGCGCGCCGGCGGCGTGGCCCCCTACGGCACTCGCTTTGAGATCAAAGACCGCGCGGGCATGCTCATCAAGCTGCATTCCGAGAAATCCAAGGAAGTCCTGGAAGAGGAAAAGATCAGCTGCACCTTCGCCGGCCGCGTCGTCGCACTGCGCCGGTTCGGGAAAGCCGGCTTTGCCGTCATACAAGACGGCGCGGACCGCTTGCAGGTCTATCTCAAAAAAGATCTCCTCACCGAACAGTCGTACATGGTAACGGAACAGCTCGACCTGGGTGACTGGATCGGCGTCACCGGCACTCTCTTCCGCACCAAGACCAATGAATTCACCGTAGAAGTGCGCGAACTCACGTTCTTGAGCAAAGCCCTTCGGCCATTGCCTGAAAAGTGGCACGGGCTCACTGACGTCGAAACGCGCTACCGGCAACGCTATGTCGATCTGATTGCGAATCCGGACGTCCACAGTATCTTCGCCACTCGCAGCAAAATCATCGCGGGCATCCGGTCCTACCTGATCGAGCGCGGATTCCTGGAAGTCGAAACCCCGATGATGCACCCCATCCCCGGCGGCGCGGCGGCGAAGCCTTTTGTGACCCATCACAACGCGCTCGGCATCGATCTCTACTTGCGCATCGCGCCGGAGCTGTACCTCAAACGCCTCATCGTCGGCGGCTTTCCCCGCGTATTCGAAATCAATCGCAATTTCCGCAACGAAGGCATCTCCACAATTCACAATCCTGAATTCACCATGCTGGAGTTCTACGTCTCGTACGCCGACTATCAGGACTTGATCGTCCTGACCGAGGACATGGTCTCCAGTCTGGCTCAGCAGCTGCTCGGCAAAACTGTGATTGAGTACCAGGGCAAAGAGATTACTCTCACACCACCCTGGCGACGCTGGTCCTACCACCAGTCCATTCTGGAAGTGAACAAACTGGATCCATCGGTTCTGCAAGACAGGGACAAGGCCGCCGCTGCCGCAAAATCGCTCGGGCTCCAGGTCGATCCCAAGGCCACGCTCTTCAATATTGTGAATGAGATCTTCGAGGAAACCGTCGAGCCGAATCTGATTCAACCGACCTTCATCACCGACTATCCGATCGAAATCTCTCCCCTCGCCAGGCGGAAAGATTCCAATCCCGCGCTTACCGACCGGTTTGAGCTCTATATCGCCGGGCGGGAAATCGCGAATGCGTTCTCAGAGTTGAACGACCCGCTCGATCAGCGAGAACGGTTCGAAGGCCAGGCCGCGCAGCGTGAAGCCGGTGACGAAGAAGCGCATCTCGTCGATGAGGATTTCCTGCGCGCATTGGAATACGGCATGCCGCCGACCGCCGGCGAAGGGATCGGCATCGACCGCCTGATCATGCTCTTCACGAATCAGGCGTCGATCCGCGATGTAGTCCTCTTTCCTCAACTCCGGCCGGAGAAATAA
- a CDS encoding lipoprotein-releasing ABC transporter permease subunit, with the protein MPYEIFVGLRYLRAKRRNRTISLNTFVSIAGITLGVAALIGTVGIMTGFKEDIQAKILGTTAHIIVQDRMKDGMADYEPTTKQIEAVQDVVAATPFVLKQVLLTTPNGVQGIVLRGIDPQREGQVTEIAKNLGTGELSDLSTPVKIKQPPADDPTGPAVEMEKPGIILGKELAMRLGAFVGDTVTVVSPVGPISAMGMVPKIRTFVVVGLFHSGMYEYDSSLAYIDLAEAQKFFNMGATVSGIEVKVTDVFRANDIAHNIEGSLGFVYSARDWMQMNRNLFSALKLEKTMMFLLLVLITIVASFNIVSTLTMIVTEKQKEIAILKAMGATRKSIRRIFMLNGLIIGFSGTAIGIPLGYAFLWLIQTFWTFDPTVYYISRIPVHVQALDVLLVAGSAILISFAATVYPSLQAAKLEPVAALRYE; encoded by the coding sequence ATGCCGTATGAAATCTTTGTCGGCCTCCGTTATCTCCGCGCCAAGCGGCGAAACCGGACGATCTCCCTCAACACATTTGTGTCGATCGCCGGGATTACCCTCGGCGTGGCGGCCCTGATCGGAACCGTCGGCATCATGACCGGTTTCAAAGAGGACATTCAGGCCAAGATTCTCGGGACCACGGCCCACATCATTGTGCAGGACCGGATGAAAGACGGCATGGCCGACTACGAACCGACCACGAAACAGATTGAAGCCGTCCAAGATGTCGTGGCTGCCACCCCGTTTGTCCTTAAGCAGGTCCTGCTGACAACGCCCAACGGCGTCCAAGGCATCGTGCTCCGCGGAATTGATCCGCAGCGGGAAGGGCAGGTCACTGAGATCGCCAAGAACCTCGGCACCGGCGAACTATCGGATCTGAGCACGCCCGTCAAAATAAAGCAGCCGCCGGCCGACGATCCTACCGGTCCGGCCGTTGAGATGGAGAAACCGGGAATCATCCTTGGGAAAGAGCTGGCGATGCGCCTCGGGGCGTTCGTGGGCGACACCGTCACTGTAGTCTCGCCCGTCGGCCCGATCAGCGCCATGGGCATGGTCCCGAAGATTCGCACGTTTGTCGTCGTCGGCCTCTTTCACTCCGGCATGTATGAATACGATTCGTCGCTGGCCTATATCGATCTCGCCGAGGCTCAGAAGTTCTTCAATATGGGGGCAACGGTTTCTGGGATTGAAGTCAAAGTGACCGACGTGTTTCGCGCGAACGACATCGCCCACAACATCGAAGGCTCACTGGGATTTGTGTACAGTGCCAGAGATTGGATGCAGATGAACCGCAATCTTTTTTCAGCGCTGAAGCTGGAAAAGACCATGATGTTTCTGCTGCTGGTTCTGATCACCATTGTCGCCTCATTCAACATCGTCAGCACGCTCACGATGATCGTCACGGAAAAGCAGAAAGAGATTGCGATCCTGAAAGCCATGGGCGCCACCAGGAAAAGCATCCGGCGCATCTTCATGCTGAACGGCCTCATCATCGGCTTCAGCGGCACGGCCATCGGCATTCCCTTGGGCTATGCCTTCCTCTGGCTGATCCAGACCTTTTGGACATTTGACCCGACCGTCTACTACATCTCCAGAATTCCCGTCCACGTCCAGGCACTCGATGTGCTCCTCGTGGCCGGCTCCGCGATCCTCATTAGTTTTGCCGCGACCGTCTACCCGTCGCTCCAGGCGGCCAAACTCGAACCAGTTGCGGCCCTGCGCTACGAATGA
- a CDS encoding ABC transporter ATP-binding protein, with product MIRITNLHKSFTMGSQELTVLKGIDLEIPRGQMVAIVGASGAGKSTMLHIMGMLDRPTTGTVYFDNQDLFKMSEAQQAEFRNRRIGFVFQFHHLLPEFTALENACMPALIQRRPIEEIEQEATTLLQEVGLGQRLHHKPGELSGGEQQRVAVARALLQKPDLVLADEPTGNLDTHTGESLFGLLRDLNRTRKTTFVIVTHNDKLSAQSDRIIHMQDGMIV from the coding sequence ATGATCCGAATCACGAACCTGCACAAATCCTTCACCATGGGGTCGCAAGAACTCACGGTGCTCAAGGGAATCGATTTGGAAATCCCTCGCGGGCAAATGGTGGCGATCGTCGGAGCGTCAGGCGCCGGTAAAAGCACCATGCTCCATATCATGGGCATGCTCGACCGGCCTACCACCGGAACCGTCTACTTCGACAATCAGGACCTTTTCAAGATGTCCGAGGCGCAGCAGGCCGAATTCCGCAACCGCCGCATCGGCTTTGTCTTTCAATTTCATCATCTCTTGCCCGAATTCACCGCGCTGGAAAACGCCTGCATGCCAGCGCTCATTCAGCGGCGCCCCATTGAGGAGATTGAGCAGGAGGCCACGACCCTGCTGCAGGAAGTGGGATTGGGACAGCGGCTTCATCATAAGCCCGGCGAGTTATCCGGCGGCGAACAGCAACGAGTGGCCGTCGCCCGGGCCCTCTTGCAGAAACCCGACCTCGTCCTCGCCGATGAGCCGACTGGAAATCTTGACACGCACACAGGTGAATCTCTCTTCGGCCTGCTCCGGGATTTGAACCGAACCCGCAAAACGACCTTCGTGATTGTGACCCACAACGACAAGCTCTCCGCCCAATCCGACCGCATCATTCACATGCAAGATGGAATGATCGTCTAA